GCGGTCAACGGCGGCGAGGGTGTCAGGGTGCAGAGTGGGTGGGGCCTCTGCAATGCCCGGGACCAGGGAGGATTCGTACTCGGTGGGTTGTTTCGCCCGGGCGCGGACGGACAACGGGGCGCTGGAAGCCCAGGGGAGACTCTCGTGGGAAACATGCGGCCAGGCAATCATCATCCGCAGTTTGCCCCCTCATCCATTTGTTTCACCATCTGTGGAGAATGGATAGTGGTCTAAACATTCACACATGGCGTGGAAAGGCATGAATACCTGGCACGCACCTATGCCGTGTAGGGGTCCACCCCGCCGTACCCACCTACCCCGGGAAAGGATTCCTCCGGTACTCCGCCAGCAATGCGTGGCCGTCTTCGCCGAAGATGGTGGGTACCTCGTTGCGGGGGTTGGGTTCGGAGCCTTCCAGGGGTGCGGCGGTGCCGTGGGAGAGGACGTGCTCGCCCGGGGAGAGCTGGCGGATGGCCACGCCGCCGATGCGGTCGGGGTGTTCGAAGACGGCCTCGCCGTAGATGAGGGGATCGTGCTGGCCGTCGTCGCCGACGAGGATCCAGTTGATGTCCGGGTACTCGATGATGAGGTTGCGCAACTGGACCTTCTTGTGTTCCGCGCCGGAGCGGAACATGCCGGTGGGGGTCGGACCCCAGTCGGTGAGCAGCAGGGGCCCGGTGGGCAGGTTGTGCTGCCCGAGGAACGTCATCAGGGTTCCGTAGGTGTTCCAGGCGCCGGTGGAGAGGTAGAAGACGGGGGCTCCGGGGTGTTCACGGAGGATCTCCCGGTAGAAATCAGCCATCCCGGGTACGGGCCGGCGGGTGTTGGTGTGGCGGACCCAGGAGTTCCAGGCGGCGATCAATGCCCGGGGGAGCCAGGTGACCATGACGGTATCGTCGATGTCGGAGACCAGCCCGACCCGGGCGGTGGGTTCGACGATGAGCACGGACGACTGGACCGGTTCCGCGCCTTCCGCCT
This sequence is a window from Corynebacterium comes. Protein-coding genes within it:
- a CDS encoding App1 family protein, which translates into the protein MALADIARRVERTINSVGTRRKTAAGWRPTVTGFAGYGSQRRVHVLGRVLMQDPADLKNDPENLREQAQRGWRQFMTIQVRDLPVAVRIGDRVVHSQSNNNGYIDVLVEDHGLEPGWHEVTIEAEGAEPVQSSVLIVEPTARVGLVSDIDDTVMVTWLPRALIAAWNSWVRHTNTRRPVPGMADFYREILREHPGAPVFYLSTGAWNTYGTLMTFLGQHNLPTGPLLLTDWGPTPTGMFRSGAEHKKVQLRNLIIEYPDINWILVGDDGQHDPLIYGEAVFEHPDRIGGVAIRQLSPGEHVLSHGTAAPLEGSEPNPRNEVPTIFGEDGHALLAEYRRNPFPG